A window from Podospora bellae-mahoneyi strain CBS 112042 chromosome 1 map unlocalized CBS112042p_1, whole genome shotgun sequence encodes these proteins:
- a CDS encoding uncharacterized protein (EggNog:ENOG503NXMR; COG:O; MEROPS:MER0014642), whose protein sequence is MAGFFQKLKGAGTANSKSDSTTSSKGKGKEKDDPALDLTPVERLLQNAGAIRPDGSDKFFGLENFGNTCYCNSILQALYYSEPFRENVLNYPSLPPNNGLNGASKKVNVTIREPVQPNPKDPKGKALSAQAKQRQVLGGGQLAPGGVTPVRPEDRPDAPEYKKKQAMIKGPVLELAQENPDTYGMQECTFTGLKDIFTALIESQSRTGVLSPQRFLEIFKRDNEMFRNSMHQDAHEFYGLILNDVIANVEANAKRMLVEQAEGSGKDGPLSSPDTASVHNSNAIDSRTPAAGWVHDIFEGVLTSETRCLTCEAASQRDETFLDLSIDLEEHSSVTSCLQKFSAEEMLCERNKFHCDHCGGLQEAEKRMKVKKLPKVLALHLKRFKYTEDYSRLQKLFHRIVYPYHIRMFNTTDDAEDQDRLYELYAVVIHIGGNAYHGHYVSVIKTKDRGWLLFDDEMVEPVDKHFVKNFFGDKPGMACAYVLFYQETTWEKVREEMDAEGLDQVREASEAADLAATTVTAEQTNGTHPPPLTRLSTQPLPTLEENETLATLEQTKSAPLDSISPVSVLASPVKQPAGPEGYGHPLVAAPPPGSAVMTKADEAATVPAKSKEEIKKEQKMQEKADKARKAAEKAAEKEAAKLAAKERLLDKSRDSTTEDEEEKRRKKDAIATGSDSFAAVDSPSVEKDSNNKFTPAGFFNRAGRNSKTMTRKSLAFLKTGDKDKEKDKNNADKADRSDRSDKTESRASTAAGESSSNGGHDAVLPPVPALLYLNGVRSNGTAGQNGHSSSSSPGVGPSRSDTAPPELFGGSPTKDRDGHKPALMERFTFGLGKKKSGKFLGLS, encoded by the exons ATGGCGGGGTTCTTCCAGAAACTTAAGGGTGCCGGCACT GCAAACTCCAAGTCTGACAGCACCACATCGTCAAAGGGAAAGGGCAAAGAAAAGGATGATCCCGCGCTGGACTTGACCCCGGTGGAAAGGCTTCTCCAGAATGCCGGAGCAATTAGGCCAGATGGAAGTGACAAGTTCTTTGGGTTGGAAAAT TTTGGAAACACATG CTACTGCAACTCAATACTACAGGCACTCTACTATTCCGAGCCTTTTCGAGAAAATGTCCTCAACTATCCTTCACTCCCCCCGAACAACGGCCTCAACGGCGCATCCAAGAAGGTTAACGTGACAATACGAGAACCGGTACAGCCTAATCCAAAAGACCCAAAGGGTAAGGCACTCTCGGCGCAGGCAAAACAGCGCCAGGTGTTGGGAGGCGGGCAGCTTGCGCCCGGTGGCGTCACACCTGTGCGTCCCGAGGACAGGCCGGATGCGCCCGAGTATAAAAAGAAGCAGGCCATGATCAAGGGTCCAGTGCTGGAGCTTGCGCAGGAGAACCCGGATACATACGGCATGCAGGAATGCACATTCACCGGCCTCAAGGATATATTCACGGCCCTTATCGAGAGCCAGTCTCGTACCGGTGTTTTAAGCCCCCAGCGGTTTCTGGAAATTTTCAAGCGGGACAATGAGATGTTCCGAAACTCTATGCACCAGGACGCCCACGAATTTTATGGCTTAATCCTGAATGATGTTATCGCCAACGTCGAGGCAAACGCGAAGCGCATGCTGGTGGAGCAAGCAGAAGGGAGCGGCAAAGACGGCCCACTATCCTCACCAGACACCGCATCAGTACACAACAGCAACGCAATCGATTCAAGAACTCCAGCGGCCGGGTGGGTGCACGACATATTTGAAGGCGTTTTGACATCCGAGACTAGATGCTTGACCTGCGAGGCAGCCTCGCAACGAGACGAGACATTCCTAGATCTATCGATTGATCTCGAGGAACACTCATCAGTAACGTCATGCCTACAGAAGTTCTCCGCTGAGGAAATGCTGTGTGAACGTAACAAGTTCCACTGTGACCATTGTGGTGGCTTGCAAGAGGCTGAGAAGCGGATGAAGGTCAAGAAGTTACCAAAGGTTCTGGCATTGCATCTGAAAAGATTCAAATACACAGAGGACTACAGCCGGTTACAGAAGCTTTTCCACCGGATAGTATACCCTTATCATATCCGTATGTTCAACACTACAGACGACGCCGAAGACCAGGATCGGCTGTATGAGTTATACGCGGTTGTTATCCACATCGGCGGTAATGCCTATCACGGTCACTATGTGTCGGTTATCAAAACCAAGGATCGGGGTTGGCTTCTGTTTGATGACGAAATGGTTGAACCGGTCGACAAGCACTTTGTCAAGAACTTTTTCGGCGACAAACCAGGAATGGCATGTGCCTATGTATTGTTTTACCAAGAGACCACGTGGGAGAAGGTACGGGAAGAGATGGATGCCGAAGGGTTGGATCAAGTGCGGGAAGCAAGTGAAGCGGCAGATCTCGCAGCAACCACAGTGACGGCCGAACAGACCAACGGCACACACCCGCCACCACTGACGAGACTGAGCACCCAACCGTTACCAACTCTGGAGGAAAACGAGACGCTGGCCACGTTGGAGCAGACAAAGTCGGCACCGCTCGACAGTATAAGCCCAGTGTCTGTACTGGCCTCGCCAGTAAAACAACCAGCCGGACCAGAAGGCTATGGCCACCCCTTAGTCGCCGCCCCACCACCGGGATCAGCAGTCATGACCAAAGCCGACGAGGCAGCAACCGTACCGGCCAAGTCAAAGGAGGAAATCAAAAAGGAGCAAAAGATGCAAGAAAAGGCCGACAAGGCCCGGAAAGCAGCTGAAAAAGCAGCCGAAAAGGAGGCAGCTAAACTCGCCGCCAAGGAGAGACTGCTCGACAAATCCCGCGATTCTACAacagaagacgaggaagaaaagcGCCGGAAGAAGGACGCCATAGCAACCGGGTCTGACTCATTTGCTGCTGTGGACAGCCCCTCTGTTGAGAaagacagcaacaacaagttCACCCCAGCGGGATTCTTTAACCGGGCAGGTCGGAACAGCAAGACGATGACGCGGAAGAGTCTTGCGTTTCTCAAGACTggggacaaggacaaggagaaggacaagaacaaTGCCGATAAAGCGGATAGGAGTGACAGGAGCGACAAGACGGAGAGCAGGGCTAgtactgctgctggggagtCGTCGAGTAATGGTGGCCATGATGCTGTG